The following are from one region of the Rhizobium sullae genome:
- a CDS encoding MurR/RpiR family transcriptional regulator has protein sequence MEDFVQKLRHYVKSGTPAERRIAKYFTEHLNDLPFETAASVADRLDLSPMTVGRFLRALGYQGLDSVKIHFRETAVTSPVQLQNSLSELQTDASEGKPLALLVTEQIQALHYIYHLTAQTHWAEAVAMIGTAREVFIATHVRLAGFATHFAHRLTRSRDGVHALDGSTNRFAELFARPSGEGALLIIIDCRRFGKARLLARTARRYGYKVVLITTENSDWLPDQSNIMLALPPTRSPDEDNLPPLIALLDCLSESVIAAAGEEAFERRRRMSEFGTILGESGNR, from the coding sequence GTGGAAGACTTTGTCCAGAAGCTCAGACACTATGTGAAGTCAGGCACTCCGGCCGAACGCAGGATCGCGAAATATTTTACCGAGCACCTGAACGACCTTCCTTTTGAGACCGCAGCTTCGGTGGCCGACCGCCTCGATCTAAGCCCGATGACGGTAGGCCGTTTTCTGCGCGCGCTCGGCTATCAAGGACTCGACAGCGTCAAAATTCATTTCCGCGAAACCGCCGTCACCTCTCCAGTCCAGCTTCAAAATTCGCTCAGCGAGTTGCAGACCGATGCCTCGGAAGGAAAGCCGCTTGCATTGCTCGTCACCGAGCAGATTCAGGCGCTGCACTACATCTATCATCTGACGGCACAGACGCACTGGGCCGAAGCCGTAGCGATGATCGGCACGGCGCGCGAAGTTTTCATTGCAACGCATGTACGGCTCGCGGGCTTCGCGACGCATTTCGCCCACCGGCTGACACGGTCCCGCGATGGCGTCCACGCACTGGACGGTTCGACAAACCGCTTCGCCGAACTCTTCGCCCGCCCGAGCGGCGAGGGTGCCCTCCTGATCATCATCGATTGTCGACGCTTCGGCAAAGCGCGTCTGTTGGCGCGAACGGCGCGGCGTTATGGCTACAAGGTCGTGCTGATCACGACGGAAAACAGCGACTGGCTGCCCGATCAATCCAACATCATGCTGGCGCTTCCGCCTACCCGCTCGCCCGATGAGGACAATCTTCCCCCGCTGATCGCTCTTCTTGACTGTCTGTCGGAATCCGTCATTGCCGCTGCGGGCGAAGAGGCGTTCGAACGTCGGCGGCGAATGTCGGAATTCGGCACCATTCTCGGAGAAAGCGGCAATCGCTAG
- a CDS encoding mannitol dehydrogenase family protein: MTCKLSLATLSDAAKTATIPAYDRASLKPGIVHFGVGNFHRAHQAIYLDDLFNEGQNHDWAIIGAGVLPSDAAMREKLAAQDFLTTVVEQDNNKTAARVTGPMVGILPVGDSGAIIAKLSDPAIRIVSLTITEGGYFIDAAGKFNPAHPAIAADGQNPSEPKTVFGLIVAGLKAREEKGIVPFTVMSCDNIPHNGAVTRNAVLGTAELSDPAFAVWIKANVAFPNAMVDRITPATGQREIDLLKDTFGIEDNWPVYCEEFKQWVLEDKFTAGRPALEKVGVTFVPDVTPYEHMKIRILNGGHAAIAYPAALMDIHFVHDAMEEPLIRAFLATLENDEIIPIVPPVPNTSLKDYFALIERRLLNPKIADTIPRLAQDGSNRQPKFILPSTLDNLRQGKDVVGLSLVSALWCRYFAGTTDSGKKIAFNDASADRLHAAALKAKDDPMAFLAFEDIFGEVSQSEVFRKRFAHALKTLWEKGTRATLQLYLDGKLAV; encoded by the coding sequence ATGACGTGCAAACTATCGCTGGCAACGCTTTCCGATGCGGCTAAAACGGCCACCATCCCGGCTTATGACAGAGCGTCGCTCAAGCCTGGCATCGTGCACTTCGGCGTTGGCAATTTCCACCGCGCGCACCAGGCCATCTATCTCGACGACCTTTTCAACGAGGGCCAGAATCACGACTGGGCCATCATCGGCGCAGGCGTGCTCCCTTCCGACGCCGCGATGCGCGAGAAGCTTGCTGCGCAGGACTTTCTGACAACGGTCGTGGAGCAGGATAACAACAAGACGGCGGCGCGTGTGACCGGTCCGATGGTCGGTATCCTGCCGGTCGGCGATTCCGGAGCCATCATCGCCAAGCTCTCCGATCCTGCAATCCGCATCGTCTCGCTGACGATCACCGAGGGCGGATATTTCATCGACGCGGCGGGAAAGTTCAATCCGGCGCATCCGGCGATTGCTGCGGACGGACAGAACCCGTCCGAGCCAAAAACCGTTTTCGGCCTGATCGTTGCCGGTCTCAAGGCGCGCGAGGAGAAGGGCATCGTGCCCTTCACCGTTATGTCCTGCGACAACATTCCGCATAACGGTGCCGTCACCAGAAACGCCGTCTTGGGTACGGCGGAGCTCTCCGATCCGGCGTTTGCCGTGTGGATCAAGGCCAATGTCGCCTTCCCGAATGCCATGGTCGATCGCATTACGCCGGCAACCGGGCAGCGCGAGATTGATCTGTTGAAGGACACGTTCGGAATCGAGGACAACTGGCCGGTCTATTGCGAAGAGTTCAAGCAGTGGGTGCTGGAAGACAAATTCACCGCCGGACGGCCGGCGCTTGAAAAGGTCGGCGTCACCTTCGTTCCAGATGTCACGCCTTACGAGCATATGAAGATCCGCATCCTGAACGGCGGCCATGCGGCGATCGCCTATCCGGCGGCGCTCATGGACATTCATTTCGTGCATGATGCGATGGAAGAGCCGCTGATCCGCGCCTTTCTCGCCACGCTCGAAAACGACGAGATCATCCCGATCGTGCCGCCCGTGCCGAACACCTCGCTCAAGGATTATTTCGCGCTTATCGAGCGCCGTCTTCTCAACCCGAAGATCGCCGACACGATCCCGCGTCTGGCGCAGGACGGATCGAACCGTCAGCCGAAATTCATCCTGCCCTCGACGCTCGACAATCTGCGCCAGGGCAAAGACGTCGTCGGCCTTTCGCTGGTTTCGGCTCTCTGGTGCCGCTATTTCGCGGGCACGACCGATAGCGGCAAAAAGATCGCCTTCAATGATGCCAGTGCCGACCGCCTCCATGCGGCCGCGCTGAAGGCAAAGGACGATCCGATGGCATTCCTTGCCTTCGAAGATATTTTCGGCGAAGTGTCGCAATCCGAGGTATTCCGCAAGCGTTTCGCGCATGCCTTGAAAACCCTGTGGGAAAAGGGCACCCGCGCGACCTTGCAGCTCTATCTCGACGGCAAGCTTGCAGTGTAG
- a CDS encoding sugar-binding transcriptional regulator: MGKLKRGTHTAYSEASSLRLRAAWLYYNQGLTQKDVAEQLGISRTTVIRLLDEAMKRSEVQIWINDSIGDCVELSVKLERAYGLDEAIVVPAPVNSDVGSLAKSVGLALGQFLSETIPDDYTIGVGWGRTMTASLSSFRPPRRANCKVVSLLGGIVAVHQTNPIDYTWRLASQLGAECYMFLSPLLVDSVETKRNLIEKCGLDTIYRLAEDLDLAIVSCGDIGPHSTSLSEGWISKAELQELIDAGCVCDTMFNFLDKDGNTVDHSINSRVMSVDLDTLKKARHIVLSSGGAHRALAIRATIRRIGCNTLITDESAAKALLDLAETVPLVSSPQRGEVSDR, translated from the coding sequence GTGGGTAAGCTGAAACGTGGCACGCACACCGCTTACTCAGAAGCCTCGTCGCTGAGGCTGCGCGCCGCGTGGCTCTATTACAATCAGGGCCTGACGCAAAAGGACGTCGCCGAGCAGCTCGGCATCAGCCGCACGACGGTCATCCGCCTGCTCGACGAAGCGATGAAGCGCAGCGAGGTGCAGATCTGGATCAACGATTCGATTGGCGACTGCGTCGAGCTCTCCGTGAAGCTGGAGCGCGCCTACGGGCTCGACGAGGCGATCGTTGTCCCCGCTCCCGTCAATTCCGACGTCGGTAGTCTGGCAAAGAGCGTCGGCCTCGCGCTCGGCCAGTTCCTGTCCGAGACGATCCCAGACGACTATACGATCGGAGTTGGCTGGGGGCGCACAATGACGGCGTCGCTTTCGAGTTTTCGTCCGCCCCGCCGCGCCAATTGCAAGGTCGTTTCGCTGCTTGGCGGCATCGTCGCCGTGCATCAAACAAACCCCATTGACTATACGTGGCGGCTGGCAAGCCAGCTCGGCGCCGAATGCTACATGTTCCTCTCGCCGCTGCTCGTCGATTCGGTCGAGACCAAGCGCAATCTGATCGAGAAATGCGGACTGGACACGATCTACCGGTTGGCGGAAGACCTCGATCTTGCGATCGTTAGCTGCGGTGACATCGGCCCGCATTCGACGTCGCTGTCGGAGGGCTGGATTTCGAAGGCCGAACTGCAAGAGCTGATCGACGCCGGCTGCGTCTGCGACACGATGTTCAATTTTCTGGACAAGGACGGCAACACTGTCGATCACTCGATCAACAGCCGTGTGATGTCGGTCGATCTGGATACCCTGAAGAAGGCACGGCACATCGTGCTCTCCTCAGGTGGGGCGCACCGCGCGTTGGCGATCCGCGCCACCATCCGGCGCATCGGTTGCAATACGCTGATCACGGACGAGAGCGCCGCAAAGGCGCTCTTGGATTTGGCCGAGACGGTACCGCTTGTGTCTTCTCCCCAGCGGGGAGAAGTGTCGGATCGATAG
- the nth gene encoding endonuclease III, with the protein MPEPKLKSARKAPPGPEVISRRKPAAVRTAYSQAEREEIFRRFSIQRPEPRGELEHTNPFTLVVAVALSAQATDAGVNKATRPLFKVADTPEKMLALGEERLRDYIKTIGLYRNKAKNVMALSQMLVNEFNGEVPQTREELVRLPGVGRKTANVVLSMAFAQATMAVDTHIFRIANRIKLAPGKTPEEVEDRLMKVIPRHYLYHAHHWLILHGRYTCKARRPECERCVIADLCKSPEKSCEIPAPLVELPPQVIGEAVE; encoded by the coding sequence ATGCCAGAACCGAAACTCAAATCCGCCCGCAAAGCCCCGCCAGGACCAGAAGTGATCAGCCGCCGCAAACCGGCGGCCGTACGCACCGCGTATTCGCAAGCCGAACGCGAAGAGATCTTCCGCCGCTTCTCGATCCAGCGACCGGAACCCAGAGGCGAGCTGGAACACACTAACCCGTTCACACTCGTCGTTGCCGTGGCGCTCTCCGCCCAAGCAACGGATGCCGGTGTCAACAAGGCGACGCGGCCGCTTTTCAAGGTGGCAGATACGCCGGAGAAGATGCTGGCGCTCGGCGAGGAACGCCTGCGCGACTACATCAAAACGATCGGCCTTTATCGCAACAAGGCGAAGAACGTCATGGCGCTCTCGCAGATGCTGGTCAACGAATTCAACGGCGAGGTTCCGCAGACACGGGAAGAACTCGTGCGCCTGCCGGGGGTCGGACGCAAGACGGCGAACGTAGTGCTCTCGATGGCTTTCGCTCAAGCGACCATGGCGGTTGACACGCACATCTTCCGCATCGCCAATCGCATCAAGCTGGCACCGGGAAAGACACCGGAAGAGGTGGAGGACCGCCTGATGAAGGTGATCCCCAGGCACTACCTCTATCACGCTCACCACTGGCTGATCCTGCACGGCCGCTACACATGCAAGGCACGCCGCCCGGAATGCGAACGCTGCGTGATCGCCGATCTGTGCAAATCACCGGAAAAGAGCTGCGAGATACCGGCGCCGCTGGTCGAATTACCGCCGCAGGTGATTGGCGAGGCCGTCGAGTAG
- a CDS encoding sulfate transporter family protein — MILDAARLAFVNLFARETRSVFWKVLGLTLLALIGLWFMLRSLFMTFLFPWIAGFFPEVPDWAGWLSFVFVILAGIGLALGLALLLSPVTALIAGLFLDDVAEVVEKRDYPEDIPGTAMPLGPAIASSLKFLGVVIVGNIVALFLLFIPGVNLIAFFLVNGYLLGREFFEFAAMRFRSPEEARLFRAKHASTVFLGGLVIAAFLAVPFLNLLTPLFAAGMMIHLYKLISQRDLGFHRRAV, encoded by the coding sequence ATGATCCTCGATGCCGCGCGCCTTGCCTTTGTCAACCTTTTTGCACGGGAAACCCGGTCGGTTTTCTGGAAGGTGCTGGGGCTTACGCTCCTGGCACTCATTGGGCTCTGGTTCATGCTGCGAAGCCTGTTCATGACTTTTCTGTTTCCGTGGATCGCGGGCTTCTTTCCGGAAGTGCCCGATTGGGCTGGCTGGCTGAGCTTCGTCTTTGTCATTCTCGCAGGCATCGGTCTTGCCTTGGGGCTGGCGCTGCTGCTGTCGCCCGTGACGGCGTTGATTGCCGGCCTTTTTCTCGATGACGTGGCGGAAGTGGTAGAGAAGCGGGATTATCCCGAGGATATCCCGGGAACGGCCATGCCGCTCGGCCCGGCAATCGCGAGTTCACTCAAGTTCTTAGGCGTTGTGATCGTCGGTAATATTGTCGCCCTTTTCCTGCTTTTCATTCCGGGCGTGAACCTGATCGCCTTCTTCCTGGTGAACGGTTATCTGCTCGGCCGTGAGTTCTTCGAGTTCGCCGCGATGCGCTTCCGTTCGCCGGAGGAGGCGCGGCTCTTCAGGGCGAAGCACGCTTCCACGGTCTTCCTCGGCGGCCTGGTCATCGCTGCTTTCCTCGCGGTTCCCTTCCTCAACCTGCTAACGCCGCTCTTTGCTGCAGGCATGATGATTCATCTCTACAAGCTGATTTCCCAAAGGGACCTCGGTTTTCACCGCAGAGCAGTTTGA
- a CDS encoding FGGY-family carbohydrate kinase, which yields MHDHVVAVDVGTGSARAGVFDACGRLLGKGEHPIIMNRPRENHAEHDSENIWSAVCIAVRKAMGQSGAAPVSVGAIGFDGTCSLVVRDVDGGQISVSTGGERRFDTMVWLDHRALNEADFCTATEHAVLDHSGHFMSPEMEMPKLMWLKKKLPGTWMNAGYFFDLADFMTWKATGSFARSRSTLTAKWNYLAHKEKGWQRDFLAQIGLEDLQERGRLPDETVPVGASVGTLTQEAASALGLTTDCHVSAGLIDAYAGALGALAGYAADPAQLERHLALIAGTSSCIISFSRDRKPSHGMWGPYYEVVFQDSWLVEAGQSATGALLDHIVRMHAAGGEPTAALHQKIVSRIAQLRSEEGDTLGSRIFVLPDFHGNRSPLADPHAVGTISGLTLDTSFDGLCALYWRTAVGIALGIRHILEKMKEYGYAPDTLHVAGGHVKNPVLMELYSDATGCRVVVPKMNEAVLLGTAIGASVACGLHKDLMAAGAAMYPGGDERAPDVTKRALYDREYRRFLAMYRHRAELEAIS from the coding sequence ATGCATGATCATGTGGTTGCGGTGGATGTCGGCACCGGCAGCGCGCGTGCTGGCGTGTTCGACGCCTGCGGACGCCTGCTCGGCAAAGGCGAACATCCGATCATCATGAACAGGCCACGTGAAAACCATGCCGAACATGATTCCGAAAACATCTGGTCCGCGGTCTGCATCGCCGTTCGCAAGGCGATGGGACAATCGGGCGCAGCTCCCGTGTCCGTCGGCGCGATCGGCTTCGACGGCACATGCTCGCTCGTCGTCCGCGATGTCGATGGCGGGCAGATCAGCGTCTCGACCGGCGGCGAGAGACGCTTCGACACCATGGTCTGGCTCGACCACAGGGCGCTGAACGAGGCGGATTTCTGCACGGCCACCGAACATGCGGTTCTCGATCATTCCGGGCATTTCATGTCGCCAGAGATGGAGATGCCAAAGCTGATGTGGTTGAAGAAAAAACTGCCCGGCACATGGATGAACGCCGGCTATTTCTTCGACCTTGCCGACTTCATGACATGGAAAGCGACGGGCTCATTTGCCCGTTCGCGCAGCACGCTGACGGCGAAGTGGAACTATCTGGCGCACAAGGAAAAGGGCTGGCAAAGAGATTTTCTGGCGCAGATCGGTTTGGAAGACCTGCAGGAACGCGGCCGTCTGCCCGATGAGACAGTGCCGGTCGGTGCGAGCGTCGGCACCTTGACCCAGGAGGCTGCATCGGCTCTCGGGCTGACGACGGATTGCCATGTTTCGGCGGGCCTGATCGACGCCTATGCGGGCGCGCTTGGCGCGCTTGCCGGCTATGCGGCCGACCCAGCGCAGCTTGAGCGTCATCTGGCGCTTATCGCAGGAACCTCGAGCTGCATCATTTCGTTCTCCCGCGATCGCAAGCCAAGTCACGGTATGTGGGGACCTTACTATGAGGTCGTCTTTCAGGATTCGTGGCTCGTTGAAGCCGGCCAATCGGCGACTGGCGCGTTGCTCGATCATATTGTGCGCATGCATGCCGCCGGCGGCGAGCCGACCGCCGCATTGCATCAGAAGATTGTGTCCCGCATTGCGCAGTTGCGTTCCGAAGAAGGCGATACACTCGGTTCGCGCATCTTCGTGCTACCGGATTTCCATGGCAACCGGTCGCCGCTTGCCGATCCGCACGCGGTCGGCACCATCAGCGGGTTGACGCTCGATACGTCATTCGACGGGCTTTGCGCACTCTACTGGCGTACGGCCGTCGGCATTGCGCTCGGCATCCGGCATATTCTCGAAAAGATGAAGGAATATGGCTACGCGCCGGACACGCTGCATGTTGCTGGCGGGCATGTGAAGAACCCCGTGCTGATGGAACTTTATTCGGATGCTACGGGCTGCAGGGTCGTCGTGCCGAAGATGAATGAGGCTGTGCTGCTGGGAACTGCGATCGGGGCTTCTGTTGCCTGCGGCTTACATAAGGATCTCATGGCGGCCGGGGCGGCAATGTATCCCGGGGGTGACGAGCGTGCGCCGGACGTGACAAAGCGAGCTCTGTATGATCGCGAATACCGGCGGTTTCTAGCGATGTATCGCCATCGCGCCGAGCTGGAAGCGATAAGCTAG
- a CDS encoding HAD family hydrolase, which yields MTDAEIRLVIFDCDGVLVDSEPISVSVLVGAMNDLGIPITEEEVYGRFLGKSLATVIETMKSEYEVHAGEEFLERIRTNLYARFRKELRPIEGIGATIDALAIPCCVASSSQVERIRLSLTVTGLIDKLPNIFSASMVKNGKPAPDLFLHAAREMRVDPKNCVVIEDSPAGIEAAKAAGMTVFAFTGGSHANFAGYRAELDRLTPELVFDAMPDLIHLIQKQKLDGTHP from the coding sequence ATGACTGATGCTGAAATACGCCTGGTGATTTTCGATTGCGACGGAGTTCTCGTCGATAGCGAGCCGATTTCCGTAAGCGTGCTCGTCGGGGCGATGAACGACCTCGGCATCCCCATCACCGAGGAAGAGGTCTATGGACGATTCCTCGGCAAGAGCCTCGCTACCGTCATCGAAACGATGAAGAGCGAATACGAGGTGCATGCCGGCGAGGAGTTTCTCGAGCGCATCCGCACCAATCTTTATGCGCGGTTCAGGAAGGAACTGAGGCCGATCGAAGGCATAGGTGCGACGATCGACGCGCTCGCCATTCCCTGCTGCGTCGCCTCGTCGAGCCAAGTCGAGCGTATCAGGCTGTCGCTCACGGTCACCGGCCTTATCGACAAGCTGCCGAACATCTTCAGCGCCTCGATGGTGAAGAATGGCAAGCCGGCGCCCGATCTCTTCCTGCATGCGGCGCGCGAAATGCGTGTCGATCCGAAGAACTGCGTCGTAATCGAAGACAGCCCTGCGGGCATCGAGGCGGCCAAGGCTGCAGGCATGACAGTCTTTGCCTTTACCGGCGGCTCACATGCCAATTTTGCGGGCTATCGTGCCGAACTCGACCGACTTACGCCGGAACTCGTGTTTGACGCGATGCCGGATTTGATACACCTTATCCAGAAACAAAAGCTGGACGGGACTCACCCTTGA
- a CDS encoding carbohydrate ABC transporter permease: protein MARKVTTQRKIIMTAIAWTLAILIFFPILWTFLTSFKSEADAIASPPQFLFFHWTTESYAEVQSRSNYLGHFMNSVIISFGSTLIGLIIAIPAAWAMAFAPTKRTKDVLMWMLSTKMMPPVGALIPIYLMFRNSGLLDSRLGLVIVLMLINLPIIVWMLYTYFKEIPGEILEAARMDGASLAKEIIYVLTPMAVPGIASTLLLNIILAWNEAFWTLNLSASKAAPLTAFIASYSSPEGLFYAKLSAASTMAIAPILILGWFSQKQLVRGLTFGAVK from the coding sequence ATGGCTAGAAAAGTCACCACTCAACGCAAGATCATCATGACGGCGATCGCCTGGACGCTCGCGATCCTGATTTTCTTCCCGATCCTTTGGACGTTTCTCACGAGCTTCAAGTCGGAAGCCGACGCCATTGCTTCGCCGCCGCAGTTCCTGTTCTTCCACTGGACGACGGAAAGCTATGCAGAGGTGCAGAGCCGGTCGAACTATCTCGGCCACTTCATGAATTCGGTGATCATCTCCTTCGGCTCGACGCTGATCGGTCTCATCATCGCGATCCCGGCCGCCTGGGCCATGGCGTTTGCGCCGACCAAGCGGACCAAGGACGTGCTGATGTGGATGCTGTCGACAAAGATGATGCCGCCGGTCGGCGCGCTGATCCCGATCTACCTGATGTTCCGCAATTCCGGGCTGCTCGACAGCCGGTTGGGGCTGGTGATCGTGCTGATGCTGATCAACCTGCCGATCATCGTCTGGATGCTCTACACCTACTTCAAGGAAATCCCCGGCGAGATCCTCGAGGCGGCGCGCATGGACGGCGCGTCGCTCGCCAAGGAAATCATCTACGTGCTGACGCCGATGGCGGTGCCGGGCATTGCCTCGACGCTACTCCTCAACATCATCCTGGCCTGGAACGAAGCCTTCTGGACATTGAATCTCAGCGCCTCGAAAGCCGCGCCGCTGACAGCATTCATCGCCTCCTACTCCAGCCCCGAAGGTCTGTTCTACGCCAAGCTTTCCGCAGCATCGACGATGGCAATCGCGCCGATCCTGATCCTCGGCTGGTTCTCACAAAAGCAACTCGTCCGCGGCCTGACCTTCGGCGCGGTGAAATAA
- a CDS encoding ABC transporter ATP-binding protein has product MGSITLQSVSKVFGEAKVIPSIDLEIKDGEFVVFVGPSGCGKSTLLRLIAGLEDVSGGKIVIDGKDATEKAPSERGLAMVFQSYALYPHMSVRNNIAFPLKMAGMDKAEIDRKVTDAARVLNLTDYLERRPRQLSGGQRQRVAIGRAIVRQPSAFLFDEPLSNLDAALRVNMRLEISELHQQLKTTMVYVTHDQVEAMTMADKIVVLNRGNIEQVGSPLELYKSPRNLFVAGFIGSPKMNFITGQNAAALNAHAIGLRPEHVLLSMDSGDWKGRVIVAEHLGSDTFLHIDVEGIGSVTARGGGDFAAKAGDVVHLTPDKARIHKFNEGGLAI; this is encoded by the coding sequence ATGGGCAGCATTACCCTTCAGAGCGTTTCGAAGGTCTTCGGCGAAGCCAAGGTCATCCCTTCGATCGATCTCGAAATCAAGGACGGCGAATTCGTCGTCTTCGTCGGCCCTTCGGGTTGCGGCAAGTCCACGCTGCTCAGGCTGATCGCCGGGCTGGAGGACGTTTCCGGCGGCAAGATCGTCATCGACGGCAAGGACGCGACCGAAAAGGCGCCATCCGAGCGCGGACTTGCGATGGTGTTCCAATCCTATGCGCTTTATCCGCATATGAGCGTGCGCAACAATATTGCCTTCCCGCTGAAGATGGCGGGCATGGACAAGGCCGAGATCGACAGGAAGGTAACCGACGCCGCACGCGTTCTGAACCTCACTGACTATCTGGAGCGGAGACCACGGCAGCTTTCCGGCGGCCAGCGGCAGCGCGTTGCGATCGGCCGCGCCATCGTGCGCCAGCCGTCGGCCTTTCTCTTTGACGAGCCGCTGTCGAACCTCGATGCCGCACTTCGCGTCAACATGCGCCTGGAAATCAGTGAACTGCACCAGCAACTGAAGACAACGATGGTCTACGTCACCCACGACCAGGTGGAAGCCATGACCATGGCCGACAAGATCGTCGTGTTGAACCGCGGCAACATCGAGCAGGTTGGCTCGCCGCTCGAGCTCTACAAGAGCCCGCGCAATCTTTTCGTTGCCGGCTTCATCGGCTCGCCGAAGATGAATTTCATCACCGGTCAGAATGCGGCGGCGCTGAATGCCCACGCGATCGGCCTGCGTCCTGAGCATGTGCTGCTTTCGATGGACAGCGGTGACTGGAAGGGCAGGGTTATCGTCGCCGAGCATCTCGGCTCCGACACGTTCCTGCATATCGATGTCGAAGGCATCGGCTCGGTCACTGCACGCGGTGGCGGCGATTTCGCGGCGAAGGCCGGGGACGTCGTCCATCTGACGCCGGACAAGGCGCGCATCCACAAATTCAACGAGGGCGGCCTCGCCATCTGA
- a CDS encoding methylated-DNA--[protein]-cysteine S-methyltransferase: protein MNMIANLNRDITPESPDYETVRQVIELITEDYRDQPSLEAIAARLNQSPTQLQKTFTRWAGLSPKAFLQAVTLDHAKRLLRKEDMPLLETSIEVGLSGPSRLHDLFVTHEAMSPGEWKAKGGGLTIRYGFHRSPFGVALVMATDRGLAGLAFSDLGDEAACLEDMTCRWPNAQYVEDRQATTPYAERIFEPGKWSADQPLRVVLIGTDFQVRVWESLLKIPFGKAVTYSDIANDIGKPTAMRAVGAAVGRNPISFVVPCHRALGKNGDLTGYHWGLTRKRAILGWEAGQA from the coding sequence ATGAATATGATCGCAAATCTGAACAGAGACATTACGCCCGAGAGCCCGGACTACGAGACCGTCCGGCAGGTCATCGAGCTCATCACCGAGGATTATCGCGACCAGCCGTCGCTGGAGGCGATCGCCGCGCGGCTCAACCAGTCGCCGACGCAGCTCCAGAAGACGTTTACCCGCTGGGCCGGGCTTTCGCCCAAGGCCTTCCTGCAGGCGGTTACGCTCGATCATGCGAAGCGATTGCTGCGCAAGGAAGATATGCCGCTGCTCGAAACTTCGATCGAGGTGGGTCTTTCGGGTCCGAGCCGTCTTCACGATCTTTTCGTCACCCATGAAGCGATGTCGCCTGGCGAATGGAAGGCAAAGGGCGGCGGCCTGACGATCCGCTACGGCTTCCACCGGTCTCCCTTCGGCGTCGCGCTGGTCATGGCCACCGATCGCGGCCTTGCGGGCCTTGCCTTCAGCGATCTCGGCGACGAGGCCGCCTGCTTGGAAGATATGACTTGCCGCTGGCCGAATGCCCAATATGTCGAAGATCGGCAGGCCACCACGCCTTATGCCGAGCGCATCTTCGAGCCCGGAAAGTGGTCTGCCGACCAGCCGTTGCGGGTTGTGCTCATCGGCACGGATTTTCAGGTCCGCGTCTGGGAAAGCTTGCTCAAGATCCCATTCGGCAAGGCGGTAACCTACAGCGATATCGCCAACGACATCGGCAAGCCGACAGCGATGCGTGCAGTCGGCGCCGCGGTAGGACGTAATCCAATCTCATTCGTCGTGCCGTGCCATCGCGCGCTCGGGAAAAATGGCGACTTGACGGGCTACCATTGGGGTCTCACCCGCAAGCGGGCGATACTCGGCTGGGAAGCCGGTCAGGCTTAA
- a CDS encoding DUF2244 domain-containing protein, which yields MTESNADSANEQPVFAAELFPYRSLGRKGFRVLLLISGAVCFMYGMFFIVTGAWPIGFFFGLDFALLYGAFWLNYRSGKAREEVTVSRTDVAIRKFAPSGRMVEHHFNPFWARFLVRRHQEIGILSMHIFGEGRRTDIGSFLNPDDRESFAKAFKGALAAVKQRI from the coding sequence ATGACGGAAAGCAACGCCGACAGCGCGAACGAACAGCCTGTTTTTGCAGCCGAACTTTTTCCTTACCGGTCGCTCGGCCGCAAGGGTTTCAGAGTGCTGCTGCTGATTTCCGGTGCCGTCTGTTTCATGTATGGGATGTTCTTTATCGTTACCGGTGCCTGGCCGATCGGCTTCTTCTTCGGGCTGGATTTCGCGTTGCTCTACGGTGCCTTCTGGCTCAACTACCGCTCCGGCAAGGCGCGTGAGGAAGTGACCGTTTCGCGCACTGATGTCGCAATCCGCAAGTTCGCGCCTTCCGGACGCATGGTGGAGCATCACTTCAATCCCTTCTGGGCGCGTTTCCTCGTCCGCCGCCACCAGGAAATCGGCATTCTCTCCATGCATATTTTCGGCGAGGGCCGGCGGACGGACATCGGCTCCTTCCTCAATCCAGATGATCGCGAAAGCTTCGCCAAGGCCTTCAAGGGCGCGCTTGCGGCGGTCAAGCAGCGTATTTGA